In Salvelinus sp. IW2-2015 unplaced genomic scaffold, ASM291031v2 Un_scaffold1637, whole genome shotgun sequence, a genomic segment contains:
- the LOC112071548 gene encoding ras-related protein Rap-2a-like: protein MREYKVVVLGSGGVGKSALTVQFVTGTFIEKYDPTIEDFYRKEIEVDSSPSVLEILDTAGTEQFASMRDLYIKNGQGFILVYSLVNQQSFQDIKPMRDQIIRVKRVNGGSLMTYKRRVSLPTXKPLSGGV, encoded by the exons ATGCGCGAGTACAAAGTGGTGGTCCTTGGCAGCGGTGGGGTCGGGAAATCCGCCCTCACCGTTCAGTTTGTCACCGGGACTTTTATTGAGAAATACGACCCGACCATAGAGGATTTTTACCGCAAAGAAATCGAGGTGGATTCCTCACCCTCTGTTCTGGAGATTCTTGACACTGCTGGTACTGAACAGTTCGCATCCATGCGGGACCTTTACATCAAAAATGGCCAAGGCTTCATACTGGTCTACAGTCTTGTCAACCAGCAGAGCTTCCAAGACATCAAACCAATGAGGGACCAGATCATCAGAGTGAAAAG GGTGAACGGAGGGAGTCTGATGACCTACAAGAGACGAGTCTCTCTGCCCACCRAGAAGCCTCTCAGTGGAGGAGTCTGA